The following are encoded together in the Thalassolituus oleivorans MIL-1 genome:
- a CDS encoding diguanylate cyclase domain-containing protein, with protein sequence MLMPQDPIIIIADETLAVQAQLGACLGSASTLVSAMNQEQLIYRLSEPSHQTDILLLDMAFVGQQLASFCKQWLESPLSRNVSLIIMGPDDDEAELAALEVGALDYIRKPLNLELCKARIEVVLRHRAQIRRLESLSSTDALTQVANRRYLDDFLLAEWRRAQREGGNIGLIMIDIDYFKGYNDNYGHVEGDKCLRRVAQTLKQQVQRPRDLVARFGGEEFAIILPSIQFDGMAVVAERLRQAIEDLAIPNAGSDVNPYVTVSMGLAWCEPRLDDDVMVLMEAADEALYAAKSAGRNRFSQTVDLASIRSLLTQ encoded by the coding sequence ATGCTTATGCCGCAAGATCCAATCATTATTATTGCTGACGAAACTTTAGCTGTTCAGGCGCAGTTGGGTGCCTGCTTGGGTTCTGCATCCACATTGGTTAGTGCAATGAATCAGGAACAGTTAATTTATCGACTGAGCGAGCCATCTCATCAGACGGATATCTTGCTACTTGATATGGCATTTGTTGGTCAGCAGTTGGCATCTTTTTGCAAGCAATGGCTAGAGAGTCCTCTGAGTCGTAATGTCAGTTTGATTATTATGGGACCAGATGACGACGAGGCCGAGTTGGCTGCGTTAGAGGTGGGCGCGTTGGACTATATTCGCAAGCCTTTGAATCTAGAGCTCTGTAAAGCCCGTATTGAGGTCGTTTTACGTCATCGTGCACAGATCCGCCGATTAGAAAGTTTATCCAGCACGGATGCGCTCACTCAAGTTGCCAATCGTCGTTACTTAGATGATTTTTTGCTAGCAGAGTGGCGTCGCGCACAACGCGAGGGCGGCAATATTGGTTTGATTATGATCGATATCGATTATTTTAAAGGCTACAACGACAATTATGGCCACGTTGAAGGTGATAAATGTCTGCGTCGTGTTGCTCAGACCCTGAAGCAACAAGTGCAGCGTCCACGCGATCTGGTGGCTCGTTTTGGTGGTGAAGAATTCGCAATCATACTGCCGTCTATTCAATTTGATGGTATGGCAGTAGTGGCTGAGCGCTTGCGACAAGCTATTGAAGACTTGGCGATTCCTAATGCCGGCTCCGACGTAAATCCTTACGTTACCGTGAGTATGGGGTTGGCGTGGTGTGAGCCGCGATTGGACGACGATGTGATGGTTCTCATGGAGGCGGCGGATGAAGCGCTTTACGCTGCTAAATCCGCAGGTCGTAATCGTTTCAGTCAAACGGTCGACTTGGCCTCTATTCGATCACTTCTAACGCAATGA